TCTGTATCTCTGGTATGTTTGAGTATCTTACCGGATGAGAGTGTAGTCGATTGTGTAGACAAGGCCTGTGCTGGTCAACGCACACCACTTTCTTCATCTCCTCAAAACTGGGGTCAGAAGGCACCATGTCAAAGAACGGCGGTCTGTACTCCTCCACAATCCCTGAGAAAACCACAGATTTAAGGGAGTTTTATTGCGGTTTTTGTCCAAATTTGCTGACTGATCACATTTGTATTTTCACTGACAAAAGTGCAGATGTGTGCCGAGACTGAGAGTCTGTTCTGGCCATATCTATAAAACTGTGGTTTGGACATTGAGGGAGGTTTGCAGTACTAATACTTTTGTGGGAGGATGGCTGGAATTTGTCCAGAGTTCATAAGCGTGCAAGGCAGCTGACATATTGGGGAAAAACTCTGGGAGGAAAGATTAGTATCAGTAAAAAATTGTGAAGCTACATATTCTGGACTAAAAGACAGTAATAAAAACAGATATATGTGACTTAAACTTTAGAGCGATCCTGACCCTATAATGCAATATACAtatagtggggttcaaaagtcttgaGTCAACTACTGAAAATGCTTtgataaaatgcttaaaaaaaatttcatttcaaATGATATTTTCAGCATACCAATTTTAGTGAAATTGAGCtgaattaaaaaaagtaatattcatttatgtatttccaACTATTTGTTATGTGCctattttgctttaatgacagcatgcagttgagctggcatggactctgGAAATCTGAACTTTtgaacaaaggagttaacatagGCAATGTCACAAATGATTTTGATAAGTGACCTAATATAGTTCAACATTTCTTAtgcataatgtttctttgttttaaattggtAAAAATCCTAAAACTATCTGCCAGGTTtcattttcaggtttaaattgtATTTGTAATCCCAGATTTTTGAATGTGGATTTTTGTGCCCTACTGTATATAAATGGTTGGTAAGGTGCTGCTTAAAAAgtacgtttgtgtgtgtgagagagaaagagagagagagaaagcgcaTCTGGACTATATGAGAGAAGTGCTGACACTCGATAAGATTGTTTATAATTACTGGACTGCTAATCGTGGGTGGATAgaggaggcagacacagacaTGGAGAAAAAAACAGAGGGAGAGATGGAAGGGAAGTAAGATGAAGAAACgtgtgaaaaataaacagaaaagtcTACCACATCTACCAGGATGGTGTAAATTGTTGCTTAGCAACAGAAAAAGGAAAGTTAGGAAAAGAACGTTGAGATTCAGGAATCGAATAACTTTTCACAGGAAGCTGAAGAGGTCAATAAAACTTTAATTATCAAGAAATTTAGGGCATTCTTAATAAATAACCATTTCTTTGCACAGAAGTCTATGATCAGTCCTTAGGCTTCATCAGAGTCTTTCATATCAATATGCATGTTTTGGAAGCACTTTTAATCATTCATTCTGTAACAGATCACAAGAGCACAGAATGACAATGATGTCATCAAATAAAGGTTAGCAATTGCTCCATCTTACCATTAACAATAGTTCGGCGGGTTATTTCCCAGAGGACAAGGCCCAGCGCCCAGATATCAGTCTGTTTGTAGGACTCAAAAACATCTACACGAATACTCTCGTCCAAAACCTCTGGTGCCATATAGCGTTTGGTTCCCACTCTTGGATTGTTGCCCACATCCAGATAGTCATTAGACTGAGAGTGAATGACAGCTAGGCCTGAGAGATCACAAAGAACAgaatatgtttaagaaaagaccatttttatgatCTCAACATCcagctgaagaaaaacaaacccCACCTTAAATCAGTGTAagctggttttctggtcttagttggtttaagccaatctcccagcctgaccaagctaaaaagtgcccaaaagCCCTCTAAAACTATCTAACAGACCAGTCTGACCATGCTGGgacaccagctaagaccagcaagctATCTTAGGCTGGTTAAACCTGTTTCTTTCAACAGAGCAGGCCAAAATCATCAGAAAATTTTACCCCAATATTAAACAAGTGTGATTGAGTCAAATAAATATTATCAATTAACAATGATGACTGTCCAACAACAGACTACAGTTAGTAAGGAATATGTGTTTGATTATAGCACAATTATAGGGATCTACAATAATGGGAGTTCTATTTTCTCACCTAGGTCAGCAATGCAGCATTGGCCATTCCTTTTTACCAGGATGTTGCGGCTCTTCAGGTCTCTGTGTGCGATGGCCGGTTTGCCCTGTGTAGTGAGGATTTCTGTGTGGAGATGCACTAAGCCACTGGCAATAGACAGGCACATGCGCAGACAGCCCTCTGGGCCCAGTATGCTGTACTGCAGGAAGTCGTAAAGGGAGCCCAACTCATGGAAGTGAGTGACCAGCCACAGTTGAGTGCTGGAGTTTTTAGATGTCATGTCTGATGCAATGAAGCCTTATAATGagaagagaatgtgtgtgtgtgtgagtcagagAGAaggatattacatttttaatcaaaaattATTGCTTCATTGGGGAAGTGGCGTTTTTACATGTCCGAACGTATTATGGCAGCAGAAATActctcaaaatgatttttttcccccatacaagtgaaaaaaaatgcacactGTGGGTGGTACTTACCCAAGATGTTTTCATGCCTCAGTTGGACCGTGTTGTAGATCTCTGTCTCTCTAATCCAGGACTGCTCATCACGAGAGGAGAAAATCTTGACAGCCACACTCTCCCCCATCCACGTTCCTCTCCATACCTCTCCATAACGGCCTTTACCTATCAGAAACATTCAGATGATAATGTTTATACTGAAACAAGACACAGATTGGGATAGTGAGACATGGCTGTGAGTAAAGCATTATTAAAGTGTTGTTGCAGCATTATATACTGCATGAGATATGAATGTTTCACTCACCAACACACTCAACCAGAGAGATCTGTCGAGCCATTGTCCTCTGCACCAGATAGGGTAGGCCAGTCCCACTGCCTGATGTACAAAACTCATCAAAGATATCCTAAAAGGAGAATTACACACACTTATATCACTGTCGAACATAAACTTTTTACATACATACAGGTACAGTAAAACTATGGAATTTAGAGAATtcaaaggttgctctttcattgaTTAAGAAAGAGTTGGGTGTTACTTCAACTTCTGGCAATTTCATGTCCACGTGCTTGTTTTTATTCAAATGACCAGATGGCattgttcttttttgtttt
The genomic region above belongs to Myxocyprinus asiaticus isolate MX2 ecotype Aquarium Trade chromosome 28, UBuf_Myxa_2, whole genome shotgun sequence and contains:
- the acvrl1 gene encoding serine/threonine-protein kinase receptor R3; translation: MKTSEMLSVLVVLMYSGRYTALTDHVLDTPPEDDEGDGGNLQCTCENTYACVNNTCSDRICFYSSVHKRVVRGCFPTSEQCHVPDVPGVYSKCCFTNFCNANLSVPEPTEKPIRMILLVGVPLLVLLVMSMAACGLVLWLRTRRQHHQPMDHDTTLIKVPNGGDPTYGDIFDEFCTSGSGTGLPYLVQRTMARQISLVECVGKGRYGEVWRGTWMGESVAVKIFSSRDEQSWIRETEIYNTVQLRHENILGFIASDMTSKNSSTQLWLVTHFHELGSLYDFLQYSILGPEGCLRMCLSIASGLVHLHTEILTTQGKPAIAHRDLKSRNILVKRNGQCCIADLGLAVIHSQSNDYLDVGNNPRVGTKRYMAPEVLDESIRVDVFESYKQTDIWALGLVLWEITRRTIVNGIVEEYRPPFFDMVPSDPSFEEMKKVVCVDQHRPCLHNRLHSHPILSAIAKIMKECWFQSPSARLTALRVRKTLSKLDQDHDYDIDKLKLDL